The DNA window AAGGGTAGCACCTTAGTACCGATATCAGAAGGATTCTCTTCAGTGGGAACTTTCTCTATCTGTACAACCTTCTGTGTCACTTTATCTCGTATAAAGTGGTACTTAATTTCCACATGTTTGGTTCTGTCGTGAAAGATAGGATTCTTACACAAGTGGATACAACTCTGGCTATCTGAGTAGATTGTAGGTTCTTCATCTAGTAATTTCAGTTCTTCTAGTAGTCCTTTAAGCCAAATAGCCTCTTTAATAGCCTCTGTAACAGCTACATACTCAGATTCTGTTGTAGATAATGCTACAACAGGCTGCAGTTGTACTTTCCATCTGATACAGTTTCCCCATAGTGTAAAGAAATAGGCAGAGGTAGATTTTCTACTGTCTCTGTCTCCTGCATAGTCTGCATCACTGTACCCAGTGATCATTCTACTATTGTCCCTTCTCTTGTAGTTTAATACCACTTCTGTAGATCCCAATAGGTATCTTAACAACCACTTCATAGCCTCCCAGTGTTGTTTACCTGGGTTTGCCATGTACTTACTTAGTACACTAATGGCATAGGCTAAATCTGGTCTAGTACTGACCATTAGGTACATCACTGATCCCACTGCACTTGAATAGGGCACTTCAATCATAGCTTCCTTCTCAGATGTAGTTTTAGGGCATTGATCTTTACTTAGATAGTACTGATTAGTCATAGGTTGCTTAGTGTGCTTTGCATTAGTCATAGAAATTTTCTATGACTTTCTTTATGTAGTTCTTCCGATGTAGCCTTAGTGTTCCATGTTCCCTGTCCCTAGAGATATTAATGCCTAGGATCTTAGCAgccttgcctaagtccttcatctcaaattcttccCTTAGCCATCCTTTCATTAGGTCAATTCTGGTCCTTTCCTTGCTCACAatgagcatgtcatctacatacagAAGTAAGTAGATGACTTCATCAATTTTAGTGCCTTTGTAGTATAGGCAGGTATCATAGTAGCTTCTAGAGAACCCTTTCTTTATCATaaactcatcaaaccttttgttcgaTTGCCTTGGTGACTGTTTAAGTCCATACAGGGACTTAATCAGTTTGCAAACCAAGTCTTCCTTGCCTTTTTCCTCATATCCCTTAGGTTGTTGCATGTAGATCTCTTCCTCAAGTTCCCCATGTAGAAATGCAGTagttacatccatttgatcaaCTTCTAGGTCAAATTGAGTAGCTATGGTAAGTATAATTCTGATGGTTTTATACTTAGCCACAGGTGAGAATATCTCATTAAAATCAATCCCTTCTTTCTGTGTAAACCCTTTAGCCACTAGTCTTGCTTTAAACTTCTTAGGATCTGCCTCTGTAAGTCCTTCCTTGTGTTTGAAAAGCCATTTGCATGAAACAATGCTCTTTCCCTTAGGTTTCTTCACTAGTATCCAGGTTCCGTTCTTTCTCAGAGATTCCATCTCTGTGTCCATTGCCTTGGACCATTTCTTGGCATCTTTATCAGTCATAGCTTCCTCATAGGTCTTAGGTTTTGTCATTTCCACTCCCATAGCACAAAAGAAAGCATAGGCTAGCACTTCTTCCCAAGCAGTAAAACTAAATCTCTGTGTAGGTCTAGGAACCCTTCTAGTTCTGTCTCTGGTTAGTTGGTAATCTTGTATTGCCTCAGTTTCTTGTCCATCTTCAGGAATAGGTTCCACCTGAATGTTGTCATCCTGTGCTTGGtcatttccttccaagttttcaTCTCCCTGAGTGTTTTCCACCTGTTCTGGTTCCACCTGAACAGTATTAGGTTGAGTGTTCCTtgtttgtgttggaaattattttaccaggatcttagatctactcacaagtatgtttattaacatcctaaatatgaactttctaaaacgataaattaaacacatataaagttaagaaaaccttacattgatgcagcggaattaatgtctccttccactcagatctctaacccttgattcctttttgtagcagagtataatcaagatctgagcccgaatgtccttcttcttcaagttttgatccttcacagtcttccaatctatgattgagttactgcttgctgtgtgtgggcactcactctttcactagggtcacgaaaaagatgaagggaaaagagagagaggtatttcggccaaggaatagaaagtggggaaggctcagttttctgaagagagaaatttctgtcagaaagctaatgaaagcattgtgtgagactgagccatcactttctatttataggcaactactaggtttaggtttagaattatttggcattaaaataatgaaaaaattaatttgaaaaactcatctaagtggccggccatatggtgtttaatgggcctcacttgattttgcagttttatcaaattttatctctattttctcaaaaacgccaattttccaattctaacattttaaatgccaaaactaattatttaataactaaaatagattattaaataatattgtcatttaatttaattattaattagacatataaaatccattaataaataaataaacctagaaaactcttttatttacaatttcacccctaaatagtgaaaattcataaaattagacatagtctaactttagaattataattgatcaatcacgaatcaattaatgagtcttacaagcagaatgttctcaactagaatggggaccatggatctatatgctgagcttccaataagtgaaccaaatttaccaagtaaattcctacttattaattcttcgttgaatccactcttagaacttagaattgcactctcagacttatatagagcatattgtatgttccacgatatcaatatactatctcatttaaccattgttataatcttattgtgatttaaagatcctctatatagatgatctacatcgagatgggatttctttaccgttctcacccctcaatgtattttgccccttaaaacacttagctacctctaaatggtgtttagtgatctaataattagtcagttaaacaagagctcatccatttacttctatttgctaagctcgaagggaatcatcacttgacttctatacaccagtagaagctatagattccatatttatgttcagcactcccactcaatcatactatcatgttcccaaaatatacgtatcaccctgacccaaaagtaggcttaactaataaatcaaagaacatgaatagcactcctgagttgagcccaagcatatcaggatttagattcttttaatcttaagatcaactactgatattgacttggaaagatatgtataacggtaagtttgtaatatcttaacttagttgcaatatcggtccagtccaatgtatacttcatacattcgaaactagtatactatactaatgtcctggaaagaacataacacttactccaagtgtaagtacacatcatcgctgattatcacattagtgtaaatccaataacactgatgaaacagggaccaaaacttttgattcatatgatcacaatcacattccactgtgttgacgatactgtaattgtgaataaacatatgatctggatttaaccgattttgtgtgtatgaatgtaataaacatattaaacatgttaaacatattaaaccattagcatgtaaaattcatgcaaacatcaatcacttcaaatttcttatattgataactaatcagattgtaaagagttttatttagggcataaaacccaacaaactcccacttgcactaatataaaacaaactgtgcaaataggtcaatctgatatcttgatcttcagatcaagcgtagtatatttgaatccacccaaacttctggaaactagttcataaatactcttatgaaacatcctttactatatgctttactcatcaagggatactgaaatctttactgttttaaaagtacatctgaattaacagaggacatatctctcatattttaaaatatgtaattgagataatacagtgtagacttttcttcagtgatataactttctggtattttcgaatagaccaagttataattcttctctggtagagcttgaattattatacaataattcctccacccccaaagtaagcaccatcttatagaatttcgaaattagatggtgagatacaaagacaactgatacacagttccttaatatctgacatatagatcactttcataaatccttcttgaatatcttctaatgttccctatttgattacatctcagatagctcccactcaatagcagatgtctggttaaatagtacttttaacctctaattgtttggagagttacctagttgtgacttttgtattagtctgaaactttaagtcaagactaagtcatcaacatagcagactagtatttgaagtgaaaaatacatgccagagattaaagtaatcaaaattaagataccatcaaattttatgaggattaagaattcttggttcaagtcattcgaatggactgaactagagttctttatcttattctcataattctgataagctatacctatccatgtgaatggttagatttgcttttcagtattgttcttaagtacctatcacaattatcaacctaatgaagatgggtatagaactttaaaattctcccactcaattaaggtagtgtgaaactttaacaaagaactttcaaaggtatcaaacttttacttacaacagtgaaatcgaaatggaacatacaatcaagatcaagaatttatattgacaatagctgactcattatattacttctatgtttaaacaagatatgtgtttcatagggaattgtggaatggactccacccctaagaatatacatatagggtactatggataacctccacccctaagtatatagagattatgatccaccactAAAGGTTGtcaagatcatgattctcttagtgtgatagagtttatgtggagttgaatactatccagagttcattagatataaaagatcgttgaactgcatagttttcttaacttttctccacccctatcaaatcataagatccttttattaaacaaattcttaataattgtatgagaattaacaattattgataaacatagaaataatttctagtgtttatataatatagctctatgaagagttgtaaatattatagaatttgcatcaataataaaaacacttacacattcaaacatacaaatataatgtggtaataattgatgaagataaaataaatgaagctcaatctcataatttgcaatagggaatttcgaaaaaaaaaaataaaactttattaatattaaaaaaaaatgtattgcaacaatatgagagaaacagggataaatatccctaactaaaatttgaaatccaaattgtctttaaactaaaacaattaattcaaaaaaaaattgaagagcttcatcttcatctggacgatttcacccttggtccagcttgctgatccaactcaattgagttcaagtagcttggcctataagaagaagaaaacaaataaacaaagttagtccagaatcataaatccaattggataataattcactaaaactcttaaagtttataaatggaaataccttgtttctttgcaagaagtttaggacactggggtttacaatgacctttttcattgcagtggaaacactttcctttaagtgtagcatcaccagaaggagcagcctttttcatggcttttgctcgcttcttggtgttcttccacttcttcttcgatttgggctttgaagcagaggcaacatttgcttcaggtttcatcgtcccattaccattaccaggattgtgaggtttactccctttcttcttgggtcctccaatcaaattttcataagtttgaaggtcattgactaattcatgaaagtcaatttccttcttattcatgacataatttgatgtgtatggtagaaatgctggagtcaggctattcaagataagactaacttgagtagcactgtccatttcagcaccatgatcctgggcttcttggaaataactggacatgaggagaacatgatcacgcacgttttgatgaggttccatccatgcattgatgtacttcttagtcgcgtcaaagcgtgactgaagtgatgccttaccgaatagctcatttaacttcgtcataacttcagcagccttctcagttttagaaaaccgagttttgagggtgtcaaccatgctagaaagcataaagtatagagctttgtcatttgctttctgccaacgctcatacttttctttcacagctttggatgcattatccccaggcacttcaggtgacggctcagttaaaacaaacaagacactttctcctatgagagcaatattaatgttctcattccatttattaaagttagatccattcggCTTATTTTCGATCAAcggtgataacatgggattcattttgacaaaacaggatactacaaaataatagaaatcaacaaatagaaattaataatggtttaacacaaaatcaattcagaaattataagcacatagcaagtaggaatgatatgagaaaatacttaaaaaattcaatcctaaataatttccaaggttttcaacaaactgatatcagtgtcccgtttaggcgagagtcaaagctaccatccattgaatagagttgtcagctcatctaaaatgttaaacattctagcaaccttttattcgatcaagatcagaatccagcgttgtcccgtttaggcgagagtcaaggctattctatctcatgagcttctaccattgtttcgcaattcgcaagtcaaatatggtcgccaccattagggtgatctataccatataaaacacttacaaaccacttatcatgcgagattaaacggtgcgaaattgctaatgaacgttccttcattagggaggattactcactaaaacaaacgcggtgtaaaacccacaatggagatcgaatatcttaataataataaagctcattatttaaaatgtattttctttattattctaataaataaatctcattaaattctaaattaagaattaaaattcaaaaataagaatttaatataatatttataaaattatacttagatggtgattgaaataaaattaattatttccatcttagtagtaatcttaaatataaatattaaggaaattaatttaagttgaattaaataaataattagcaacttaaaaatttcctttgagaatatatttattgagttcgaaaatttaaagtatataaaaatacaatttttgaaaataataaaaatagaaaagaaatacttcaagcaaaaatatcacctatctagatattcttttgactagttaattcaatttctaataatatatatattttaaatttatttatttaaattaatcaattaaatgaaaaaatcattgattgtagttggtccaagaattaattaaaataaataattaatttacaactcaatctatttttcaaaataaaaaattcgaaaatattgcataattaaaatgcaattttcgaaattgattaataaaataaaaaaatatatatattttgaaaattatttaaatttaagttgaaaaattaaatttcaacctaaaaataattttctatttaattaagtgtcatgaaaaatcgata is part of the Cannabis sativa cultivar Pink pepper isolate KNU-18-1 chromosome 5, ASM2916894v1, whole genome shotgun sequence genome and encodes:
- the LOC133038158 gene encoding secreted RxLR effector protein 161-like, whose translation is MTNQYYLSKDQCPKTTSEKEAMIEVPYSSAVGSVMYLMVSTRPDLAYAISVLSKYMANPGKQHWEAMKWLLRYLLGSTEVVLNYKRRDNSRMITGYSDADYAGDRDSRKSTSAYFFTLWGNCIRWKVQLQPVVALSTTESEYVAVTEAIKEAIWLKGLLEELKLLDEEPTIYSDSQSCIHLCKNPIFHDRTKHVEIKYHFIRDKVTQKVVQIEKVPTEENPSDIGTKVLPLTKFKHCLDLLGVGNGG